In the Nocardioides panaciterrulae genome, CCGCGGCGCCGGCTGCCGCGGCCACGTCCGGGGCCGTCGTCATCGGCGGCTCATTCCGGGCTCATTCCGGGGCTCATTCCGGGGTCAGCCGCCGCACCAGCGCGCTGTCCTCGCCGTGTGCCTCGTAGTCGGCCAGGACCATGGCGACGGCCTCACGCACCAGCCGGCCGCGGTCCACCGCCAGGCCGTGGGTGCGGCGCAGGGACAGCCGGGCGTGCTCGAGGTCGAGCAGCTCGTCGGAGGTGACGTAGACCGTCATCTTCTCGTCGTGGCGGACCCGGCCGCTCGGCTTGCGCTCGCTGCCCTGCCCGGACTCCCCAGCTTCCCCGGCCTCGCCAGCGTCCCCGGCCCCACGCGAAGCCGGTCGCCGGCGCTGCGGGCGGTCCGGCACCGCGTGCACCGGCTTCGCGGCAGCGTCTGCCGCCTCCTCCTCGGCCCGCCGCTCGGAGACGGTCGGGCGGAACAGGTCGTCGGCCGCCGGCAGGCTCACCCGTCGAGGCAACGGGCCAGCACCTCCCTGGCCAGCTGGCGGTAGGCCTCGGCGCCGGTGGAGCTGGAGGCGTAGGACGTGATCGGCTCGCCGGCCACGGTCGAGTCGGAGAACTTGACGGTACGGCGGATCACCGTGTGGAACACCTTGTCGCCCCAGGCCTGGACCAACCGCTCCATCACCTCGCGGCCGTGCAGCGTCCGGCCGTCGTACATGGTGCCGAGGACGCCGTCGATCTCGAGCTTCGGGTTGAGCCGCTCGCGCACCTTGTCGATGGTGGTCTTCAGCAGCGCCACGCCGCGCAGCGCGAAGTACTCGCACTCCAGGGGCACGATCACGCCGTCGGACGCGGTCAGCGCGTTGACGGTGAGCAGGCCGAGCGAGGGCTGGCAGTCGATCAGGACCACGTCGTAGTTCTCGATCGCGGGCGCGAGCACGCGCTGGAGCGTCTGCTCGCGGGCGACCTCGTGCACCAGCTGGACCTCGGCGGCGGAGAGGTCGATGTTGGAGGGCAGCAGGTCCATGCCCGGGACGCCGGTGGGGACGATGACGTCCGCGACGTCCACGTCGCGCTCCATCAGCAGGTTGTAGACCGTCAGGTCCATCTCGTGCGGGTTCAGCCCCAGGCCGACGGAGAGCGATCCCTGCGGGTCGAAGTCGACCAGCAGCACCTTGCGGCCGTACTCCGCCAGCGCCGCACCG is a window encoding:
- a CDS encoding ParA family protein, with translation MSDPLPFERPAAPAATTTAEPVLGPTGRPMPELPEPRPVTQRGHARVVAMCNQKGGVGKTTTTINLGAALAEYGRKVLLVDFDPQGSLSVGLGLNPHEMDLTVYNLLMERDVDVADVIVPTGVPGMDLLPSNIDLSAAEVQLVHEVAREQTLQRVLAPAIENYDVVLIDCQPSLGLLTVNALTASDGVIVPLECEYFALRGVALLKTTIDKVRERLNPKLEIDGVLGTMYDGRTLHGREVMERLVQAWGDKVFHTVIRRTVKFSDSTVAGEPITSYASSSTGAEAYRQLAREVLARCLDG